A genomic stretch from Candidatus Hydrogenisulfobacillus filiaventi includes:
- the ndk gene encoding nucleoside diphosphate kinase (Evidence 2a : Function from experimental evidences in other organisms; PubMedId : 9179491, 11734624, 22720735, 26735940; Product type e : enzyme): MERTFVMVKPDGVRRGLVGEVVRRLEGKGLRLVGMKLMQVDEALAARHYAEHRDKPFYPELIAFITSGPSVPMVVEGRDAVAVVRTLMGATDPAKAAPGTLRGDWALSLTENLVHGSDSPESAAREIALYFEPHELLPAGR; this comes from the coding sequence GTGGAGCGTACATTCGTCATGGTCAAGCCCGACGGGGTCCGCCGCGGGCTGGTGGGTGAGGTGGTGCGCCGGCTGGAGGGCAAGGGGCTCCGGCTGGTGGGCATGAAGCTGATGCAGGTCGATGAGGCCCTGGCCGCGCGCCACTACGCGGAGCACCGGGACAAGCCGTTCTATCCGGAGTTGATCGCTTTCATCACCTCGGGTCCCTCGGTCCCCATGGTGGTGGAGGGCCGCGATGCGGTGGCAGTGGTGCGGACGTTAATGGGGGCTACCGACCCCGCCAAGGCGGCGCCCGGCACCCTGCGCGGGGACTGGGCCTTGAGCCTGACCGAGAACCTGGTGCACGGGTCCGACAGCCCGGAATCGGCGGCGCGGGAGATCGCCCTTTACTTTGAGCCGCACGAGCTCCTGCCGGCCGGGCGGTAA
- a CDS encoding Alpha-ribazole phosphatase produces MYLLRHAETEWNLRRVVQGARDIPLSEAGRRRAEAAGRALAAIRFDRVLSSDLSRTRETAQRVAGAAAPVEAVTALREQHFGRWEGRPLEELLETEAFRRYSRDPLHTRPPGGESFAEVILRVGLWWDRDPRLQPDTSSRHLLIVGHGGSLRALVFHLLPAMRPLRAATAWANLGLTRLRYEPGRIQLLEWNRPLVEE; encoded by the coding sequence TTGTACCTCCTGCGGCATGCGGAAACGGAGTGGAACCTCCGCCGGGTGGTGCAGGGGGCGCGGGACATCCCCCTGTCGGAGGCCGGGCGCCGGCGGGCCGAGGCGGCCGGGCGGGCCCTGGCCGCCATCCGCTTCGACCGGGTCCTGAGCTCCGACCTCAGCCGGACCCGGGAGACCGCGCAGCGGGTAGCGGGTGCGGCCGCGCCGGTGGAGGCGGTGACCGCCTTGCGCGAACAGCATTTCGGCCGTTGGGAGGGCCGGCCCCTGGAGGAGCTGCTGGAAACGGAGGCCTTCCGCCGCTACAGCCGGGATCCTCTGCACACGCGGCCCCCGGGGGGCGAATCGTTTGCGGAGGTGATCCTGCGGGTGGGGCTCTGGTGGGACCGCGATCCGCGCCTGCAGCCCGACACGTCCTCCCGGCACCTCCTCATCGTCGGCCATGGCGGCAGCCTGCGGGCGCTGGTCTTCCACTTGCTGCCGGCTATGCGGCCCCTGCGGGCGGCGACCGCCTGGGCCAACTTGGGGCTGACCCGCCTGCGCTACGAGCCAGGTCGCATCCAGCTGTTAGAATGGAACCGGCCGTTGGTGGAGGAGTAG
- the speD gene encoding S-adenosylmethionine decarboxylase (Evidence 2a : Function from experimental evidences in other organisms; PubMedId : 9723923, 10844697, 28546427; Product type e : enzyme), whose amino-acid sequence MNALGRHILAEIHGCDAAILNDMAGVEAIMVEAALKAGAEVREVAFHKFSPQGVSGVVVISESHLAVHTWPEYGYAAVDVFTCGDSVNPWDACNYIVEQFRAQNFSASETLRGVLVEANAQKAAV is encoded by the coding sequence ATGAACGCATTGGGTCGGCACATCCTGGCAGAGATTCACGGGTGTGACGCCGCCATCCTCAACGACATGGCGGGGGTGGAGGCGATCATGGTGGAGGCGGCACTCAAGGCCGGGGCCGAGGTCCGGGAGGTCGCCTTTCATAAGTTCAGCCCCCAGGGCGTGAGCGGCGTGGTCGTCATCTCGGAGTCGCACCTGGCGGTGCATACCTGGCCGGAATACGGCTATGCTGCCGTGGATGTGTTCACCTGCGGCGATTCTGTCAACCCCTGGGATGCCTGCAACTACATCGTCGAGCAGTTCCGGGCTCAAAATTTTTCCGCCTCGGAAACCCTCCGTGGTGTATTGGTGGAAGCGAACGCCCAAAAGGCGGCGGTGTAA
- the patA gene encoding Putrescine aminotransferase gives MGGQGDWLDRMERVMNPGLARVFRFMGLEAAEVEGEGVWVRDDQGHTYLDCASGYGVFAQGYRHPRIMAAARRQLERLPLSSRVLVSPPAIELAEALAEHTPGDLQYSFFCNSGAEAVEAAIKFARIATGRTVLVSASGAFHGKTMGALSVSGRALYQNPFRPLVPDIVHVPFGDAQAVADVLDERVAAVIIEPIQGEGGVVVPPEGYLRELRRLTAANGSLLIADEVQTGMGRTGKLWACEHDGVVPDLLCAAKALGGGVMPVGAVVGRPEVWRFFDSQPLIHTSTFGGNPLAMAVAREALAVTVEEHLPERAEARGAILRHGLQQLAARFPAVIRQVRGRGLMLGLELTDAGLAAALMGALFRRQVLAVYTLNNDRVIRVMPPLIIAEAEVAEALNRFEAALEEVAGLADALSRA, from the coding sequence ATGGGCGGACAGGGTGACTGGCTCGACCGCATGGAGCGGGTAATGAACCCCGGCCTGGCCCGGGTATTCCGGTTTATGGGCCTGGAGGCGGCCGAGGTGGAAGGCGAAGGGGTATGGGTCCGCGACGACCAGGGTCATACCTACCTGGACTGCGCCAGCGGCTATGGGGTGTTCGCCCAGGGCTACCGCCATCCCCGGATTATGGCGGCGGCCCGCCGCCAGTTGGAGCGGCTGCCGCTCTCCTCCCGGGTTCTGGTCAGCCCCCCGGCCATTGAGCTGGCGGAAGCCCTGGCGGAACATACCCCGGGGGATTTGCAGTATTCCTTTTTCTGCAACAGCGGGGCCGAAGCGGTGGAGGCCGCGATCAAATTCGCCCGCATCGCGACCGGCCGCACCGTTCTGGTCAGTGCCAGCGGAGCTTTTCACGGCAAGACCATGGGGGCGTTGTCGGTTTCGGGCCGCGCCCTGTACCAGAACCCGTTCCGGCCGCTGGTGCCGGACATCGTGCATGTGCCTTTCGGGGACGCCCAGGCGGTGGCCGATGTGCTGGACGAACGGGTGGCAGCGGTCATCATCGAGCCCATCCAGGGTGAGGGCGGGGTGGTGGTTCCGCCGGAGGGCTACCTGCGGGAGCTGCGGCGGCTGACGGCGGCCAACGGGAGCCTGCTTATCGCTGACGAGGTGCAGACCGGGATGGGAAGGACCGGCAAGCTCTGGGCCTGCGAGCACGACGGGGTGGTGCCGGACCTGCTGTGTGCGGCCAAGGCTTTGGGGGGCGGCGTCATGCCGGTGGGGGCGGTGGTGGGCCGGCCGGAGGTGTGGCGTTTCTTCGACAGCCAGCCGCTCATCCATACCTCCACCTTCGGCGGCAACCCGCTGGCCATGGCGGTGGCACGGGAGGCCCTGGCGGTGACAGTAGAGGAGCACCTGCCCGAGCGGGCGGAAGCGCGGGGGGCTATCCTCCGCCACGGCCTTCAGCAGCTGGCCGCGCGTTTCCCGGCGGTCATCCGCCAGGTGCGGGGCCGCGGCCTCATGCTGGGCCTGGAGCTGACCGACGCCGGGTTGGCGGCGGCGCTGATGGGTGCATTGTTCCGGCGCCAAGTGCTGGCGGTTTATACGTTGAACAACGACCGCGTGATCCGGGTGATGCCGCCGCTCATCATTGCCGAAGCCGAGGTGGCGGAGGCCCTCAACCGCTTTGAGGCCGCCCTGGAGGAGGTTGCCGGCCTGGCGGACGCCCTCAGCCGGGCGTAA
- a CDS encoding S-inosyl-L-homocysteine hydrolase, translated as MTSTLKDPGLAPAGHAKMDWAARHMPILGAIRRRYQTDRPLAGQRIAISLHLEAKTAVLAELLALGGAEVAITSSNPLSTQDDVAAALAERGVTVHAWRGMSDEEFRAMHERVLDLAPTLILDDGGELTALLHDRRQDLAAGVTGGAEETTTGVTRLKALARAGRLRYPMVAVNDAEMKHLFDNRYGTGQSTWDGIMRTTNVVVAGKTVVVAGYGWCGKGVAGRAKGLGARVVVTEVDPIRANEALMDGFEVLPMRRAAEVGDIFVTVTGDKDVITPEHFARMKDGAILANAGHFDVEIDVRGLERTARAQLPGRNPAVRGFVQEDGRALWLLADGRLVNLAAGDGHPIEIMDLTFGLQALSLERLTRERPAPGVYPVHPEDDRWVAALRLEAVGVEIDQLTPEQERYLASW; from the coding sequence ATGACGTCCACGCTCAAGGATCCGGGCCTGGCCCCGGCCGGGCACGCCAAGATGGACTGGGCGGCCCGGCACATGCCGATCCTGGGGGCCATCCGCCGGCGGTACCAGACCGACCGGCCCCTGGCCGGCCAGCGGATTGCCATTTCCCTGCACCTGGAGGCCAAAACCGCCGTACTGGCAGAACTGCTGGCCCTGGGCGGCGCGGAGGTGGCCATCACCAGTTCCAATCCCTTAAGCACGCAGGATGACGTCGCCGCCGCCCTGGCGGAACGGGGCGTGACCGTCCACGCCTGGCGGGGGATGAGCGACGAGGAGTTCCGGGCTATGCATGAACGGGTGCTGGACCTGGCACCCACCCTGATCCTGGACGACGGCGGGGAGCTGACCGCTTTGCTGCACGACCGCCGCCAAGACCTGGCCGCGGGGGTGACGGGCGGCGCGGAGGAGACGACCACCGGGGTGACGCGGCTCAAGGCGCTGGCGCGCGCCGGACGGCTGCGCTACCCCATGGTGGCTGTCAACGACGCGGAGATGAAGCACCTGTTCGACAACCGCTACGGGACCGGGCAGTCCACCTGGGATGGCATCATGCGGACCACCAATGTGGTGGTGGCGGGCAAGACGGTGGTGGTGGCCGGCTACGGCTGGTGCGGCAAGGGGGTGGCGGGCCGGGCCAAAGGCCTGGGCGCCCGGGTGGTGGTCACGGAGGTGGATCCCATCCGGGCCAACGAGGCCCTGATGGACGGCTTCGAGGTCCTGCCCATGCGGCGGGCGGCGGAGGTGGGGGACATCTTTGTCACGGTGACCGGCGACAAGGATGTCATCACGCCGGAGCATTTCGCCCGCATGAAGGATGGCGCCATCCTGGCCAATGCCGGCCATTTTGATGTGGAGATTGATGTCCGCGGTCTGGAGCGGACCGCGCGTGCCCAGCTGCCCGGCCGCAACCCGGCGGTGCGCGGCTTCGTGCAGGAGGATGGCCGTGCCCTGTGGCTCCTGGCTGACGGCCGTTTGGTCAACCTGGCGGCGGGGGACGGCCATCCCATCGAGATCATGGACCTCACCTTCGGGCTGCAGGCCCTCTCCCTGGAACGCCTGACCCGTGAACGTCCCGCTCCCGGCGTTTATCCCGTCCACCCCGAGGACGACCGCTGGGTGGCGGCCTTGCGGCTGGAGGCGGTGGGGGTGGAGATCGATCAGCTGACGCCGGAACAGGAACGCTACCTGGCATCCTGGTAA
- a CDS encoding putative 6-oxopurine nucleoside phosphorylase (Evidence 3 : Putative function from multiple computational evidences), with protein sequence MHSPTRRTAVGIIGGTGVYDPRWLEGAREETVTTPFGAVTLTAGRMGEQVVYFLNRHGPGHAVPPHRVNYRANLWALRAAGVTRVIATAAVGAVNRAMTPGSLVLCDSFLDFTHGRVPTFFEGQAADPALPDRFRQVVHTDMTEPYCPDLRARLAAAGRSTGAPVVEAGTYVATEGPRFESRAEIAAFARLGGDVVGMTGVPEVVLARELGMCYATVALVTNYAAGISPAPLTHAEVLEVMARHQERLRAVLGQVLPEAGLERRCACATTDPGWEEDPA encoded by the coding sequence ATGCATAGCCCCACGCGGCGGACGGCGGTGGGGATCATCGGCGGGACCGGGGTGTACGACCCCCGCTGGCTGGAAGGCGCCCGGGAGGAGACGGTCACGACCCCCTTTGGGGCGGTGACGCTGACGGCAGGCCGCATGGGGGAGCAGGTGGTGTACTTCTTGAACCGGCACGGGCCGGGCCATGCGGTGCCTCCCCACCGGGTCAACTATCGCGCCAACCTCTGGGCCCTGCGCGCGGCGGGGGTGACCCGCGTCATCGCCACGGCTGCGGTTGGTGCCGTCAACCGGGCCATGACACCCGGCAGCCTGGTGCTGTGTGATTCCTTCCTGGACTTTACCCACGGCCGGGTGCCGACCTTCTTTGAGGGACAGGCGGCGGACCCGGCGTTGCCGGACCGGTTCCGGCAGGTTGTCCACACCGACATGACCGAACCCTATTGCCCTGACCTGCGGGCCCGGCTGGCCGCCGCCGGCCGGTCCACCGGCGCCCCGGTGGTCGAGGCGGGCACCTACGTGGCCACCGAAGGCCCGCGCTTTGAGAGCCGGGCCGAGATCGCGGCCTTCGCCCGCCTGGGCGGCGACGTTGTCGGGATGACCGGGGTGCCGGAGGTGGTGCTGGCGCGGGAGCTGGGGATGTGTTACGCCACGGTGGCCCTGGTCACCAACTATGCGGCCGGCATCTCCCCCGCGCCCCTGACCCATGCCGAGGTCCTGGAGGTGATGGCCCGGCATCAGGAACGGCTGCGTGCGGTGCTGGGCCAAGTGTTGCCCGAGGCGGGCCTCGAGCGCCGGTGTGCCTGTGCTACAACCGATCCGGGATGGGAGGAGGATCCCGCATGA
- the mtaD gene encoding 5-methylthioadenosine/S-adenosylhomocysteine deaminase, producing MRRQLEARAVLTLDAGDRVFAPGRIVWEGDRILAVGPAGDPPDPDAERLVLPEAVVLPGLLNAHNHAAMALLRGYADDSALMPWLRDHIWPVESRLTAEDIYWGTLLAAAEMIRGGTVGFADMYFEVDAVAAAVERSGLRGWIARGLIEAEDPQRRKLAESVEFAARWGGPEHPLITPMLGPHAPYTCSPEYLQAVGEAARRYGLGVHIHLAESREEVAELAARYGQRPFALARGAGLFEVPRCVIAHGVQLTPEDLPALAGLTGGLVPCPVSNAKLGNGIFPYALARDAGLAVGLGTDGPASTNRLDLFTEMRAMAWFQKLAQGRPESFGAREALHLATVGSAAVLGHDGGVLEPGRPADFIAVDLEASPTTPEHDLVSNLVYALDRAQVRWVVVAGRPLLADGRILTFDEAEVRREAARRAARLVQA from the coding sequence ATGCGGCGGCAACTGGAGGCACGGGCGGTCCTAACCCTGGACGCCGGCGATCGGGTGTTTGCTCCCGGCCGGATTGTCTGGGAGGGGGACCGGATCCTGGCGGTGGGCCCCGCGGGTGATCCGCCCGATCCGGATGCGGAGCGGCTGGTGCTGCCCGAGGCGGTGGTCCTGCCCGGGCTGCTCAACGCCCACAACCATGCCGCCATGGCCCTCCTGCGGGGGTATGCCGACGACAGCGCCCTGATGCCCTGGCTGCGCGACCACATCTGGCCGGTGGAGAGCCGGCTCACGGCGGAGGACATCTACTGGGGCACCCTGCTGGCGGCGGCGGAGATGATCCGGGGCGGGACCGTGGGCTTCGCCGATATGTACTTTGAGGTAGACGCCGTGGCGGCGGCGGTGGAGCGGAGCGGGCTGCGCGGCTGGATTGCCCGCGGCCTCATCGAAGCGGAGGACCCCCAGCGGCGTAAGCTGGCGGAGTCGGTGGAATTCGCCGCCCGCTGGGGCGGCCCCGAACATCCCCTCATTACCCCGATGCTGGGCCCCCATGCGCCCTACACCTGCTCCCCGGAATACCTGCAGGCGGTGGGGGAGGCCGCCCGCCGCTACGGGCTGGGGGTGCACATCCACCTGGCTGAGAGCCGGGAGGAGGTGGCGGAGCTGGCCGCCCGCTACGGCCAGCGGCCCTTCGCCCTCGCCCGGGGGGCCGGGCTATTCGAGGTGCCGCGGTGCGTTATCGCCCACGGGGTGCAGCTGACCCCCGAGGACCTGCCGGCCCTGGCCGGCCTGACCGGCGGGTTGGTGCCCTGCCCGGTCAGCAATGCTAAGCTGGGCAACGGCATCTTCCCGTATGCCCTGGCCCGGGACGCCGGCCTGGCCGTGGGGCTGGGGACCGACGGCCCTGCATCCACCAACCGGCTCGACCTGTTTACAGAGATGCGGGCCATGGCCTGGTTTCAGAAGCTGGCCCAGGGCCGGCCGGAGAGCTTCGGGGCGCGCGAGGCCCTCCACCTGGCCACCGTCGGCAGCGCGGCGGTCCTCGGTCACGACGGCGGTGTCCTGGAACCGGGCCGGCCGGCCGATTTCATCGCCGTCGACCTGGAGGCCAGCCCCACCACCCCGGAGCACGACCTGGTCTCCAATCTGGTTTACGCCCTCGACCGGGCCCAGGTCCGCTGGGTGGTGGTCGCGGGCCGGCCCCTGCTGGCGGACGGCCGCATCCTCACGTTTGACGAGGCCGAGGTACGCCGGGAGGCGGCCCGGCGGGCCGCCCGGCTGGTGCAGGCCTGA
- a CDS encoding Polyketide_cyc domain-containing protein — MPTVEVAERIPAAPEAVFAVLSDMSRFPEFMDNVEEITILERGPDTTVSRWVTRLQGARFRWTERDRFYPGEWRITYEQIEGDLKRFQGYWQLEPDGDGCRVRLVTEFEFGMPMLASLLNPVAALAIRENARGMIRALGQALAP, encoded by the coding sequence GTGCCAACGGTGGAGGTGGCCGAACGGATACCGGCGGCTCCGGAGGCGGTGTTTGCGGTCTTGAGCGACATGAGCCGCTTTCCGGAGTTCATGGACAATGTGGAGGAGATCACCATCCTGGAGCGGGGGCCGGACACCACCGTCTCCCGTTGGGTGACCCGCCTGCAGGGGGCGCGGTTCCGCTGGACCGAGCGGGACCGGTTTTACCCCGGGGAGTGGCGCATCACCTACGAGCAGATTGAGGGCGACCTCAAGCGTTTTCAGGGCTACTGGCAGCTGGAACCCGACGGGGACGGGTGCCGGGTGCGGCTGGTGACGGAATTCGAGTTCGGGATGCCCATGCTGGCCTCCCTCCTGAATCCGGTGGCGGCCCTGGCCATCCGCGAGAATGCGCGCGGCATGATCCGGGCCCTGGGCCAGGCGTTAGCCCCCTGA
- a CDS encoding Metallophosphoesterase encodes MGGLVPGLLAGLGLFGWGVRESRWWRLVRYEVGISGLAPAFEGFTILHLSDLHGRVGVFSWPPFRAALARAHLVALTGDYFTLSLPRAQVAAALAALEAPYGVWAVSGNHDYHRGRLRLEPWRPRAAWLDNRAVAVERGGSRLWLAGIPDLVRGRARLAEVAAACTGPEPAVLLSHRPDVITRPEAARFALVLAGHTHGGQVTLPGGRALVRHTRLPAPYVAGRLEHGGTVLITSRGLGTSELPVRLGARPEVVEVRLYSKPGTEVANHA; translated from the coding sequence ATGGGCGGGCTGGTGCCCGGCCTGCTGGCGGGCCTGGGCCTGTTCGGGTGGGGGGTCAGGGAGTCCCGGTGGTGGCGCCTGGTGCGCTATGAGGTGGGGATCAGCGGCCTGGCCCCGGCCTTCGAGGGCTTCACCATCCTCCATCTGTCCGATCTACACGGGCGGGTGGGGGTTTTTTCTTGGCCGCCCTTCCGGGCGGCCCTGGCCCGGGCGCACCTGGTGGCGCTGACCGGGGACTACTTCACCCTCAGCCTGCCGCGGGCGCAGGTGGCGGCGGCGCTGGCCGCCCTCGAGGCGCCCTATGGGGTCTGGGCCGTCTCCGGCAACCATGATTACCACCGGGGCCGCCTGCGCCTCGAGCCCTGGCGGCCGCGGGCGGCCTGGCTGGACAACCGGGCGGTGGCGGTGGAAAGGGGCGGATCGCGGCTTTGGCTGGCCGGCATCCCGGACCTGGTGCGCGGGCGCGCCCGGCTGGCGGAGGTGGCGGCCGCCTGCACCGGTCCCGAGCCGGCGGTGTTGTTAAGTCACCGGCCGGATGTGATCACGCGGCCGGAGGCGGCGCGGTTCGCCCTGGTGCTGGCGGGGCATACCCATGGCGGGCAGGTGACGCTGCCCGGAGGGCGGGCGCTGGTCCGCCACACCCGCCTGCCGGCGCCGTATGTGGCCGGGCGGTTGGAACACGGCGGGACCGTGCTGATCACGTCCCGGGGCCTGGGCACCTCGGAGCTCCCGGTCCGCCTGGGGGCCAGGCCCGAGGTGGTGGAGGTGCGGCTGTACTCGAAGCCGGGGACGGAGGTGGCGAACCATGCATAG
- a CDS encoding conserved protein of unknown function (Evidence 4 : Unknown function but conserved in other organisms), which yields MDRNRTWQSGAGQPAGGLPAAGERPGGVRWVMLVHPPAEEVDRQARSLGLGEVARLGPGPQPRAKLEPVRGGFYLRLYVFPPGREREPVALHLAVGRHGLLSWSEEPLAVLDPVRDRHRDPEGDITSPAALLYHIVDAVLTSLFPYLDRLNDEIVRLEGMALDGSNARIQSELFRVKREVLALRRVLASERDVVHQLLRVYGSSLGPREQADYFLESYDHVLRLFDTVDTFREMLGAVLDAHLSTVSNRLNEIVKTLTLVTTVLLPASLLASLWGTNFDALPGRDHPYGFFILLGVMAAVSAGLLWIFRRRHWL from the coding sequence GTGGACCGCAACCGGACCTGGCAATCCGGGGCGGGGCAGCCCGCCGGCGGGCTGCCCGCGGCGGGAGAGCGGCCTGGCGGTGTGCGGTGGGTGATGCTGGTGCATCCGCCGGCTGAAGAGGTGGACCGCCAGGCCCGTAGCCTGGGCCTGGGGGAGGTGGCGCGCCTCGGCCCTGGCCCGCAGCCCCGGGCCAAGCTGGAGCCGGTACGGGGGGGCTTCTATCTGCGCCTGTACGTTTTCCCTCCCGGCCGGGAACGGGAGCCGGTCGCCTTGCATCTGGCCGTGGGACGGCACGGGCTCCTCAGCTGGTCGGAAGAACCCTTGGCGGTCCTGGATCCGGTGCGCGACCGGCACCGGGACCCGGAGGGGGACATCACCAGCCCCGCCGCCCTGCTGTACCATATCGTGGACGCGGTCCTCACCTCCCTGTTTCCCTACCTGGATCGCTTGAACGATGAGATTGTGCGTCTGGAAGGCATGGCGCTCGACGGCAGCAATGCCCGCATCCAGTCGGAACTCTTCCGGGTCAAGCGCGAGGTGCTGGCCCTGCGGCGGGTGCTGGCCTCGGAACGGGACGTGGTGCACCAGCTGCTGCGGGTGTACGGCAGCAGCCTGGGGCCGCGGGAGCAGGCCGACTACTTCCTCGAAAGCTATGACCACGTCCTGCGGCTGTTCGACACCGTCGATACGTTCCGGGAAATGCTGGGGGCGGTGCTGGATGCGCATCTGTCCACCGTCTCCAACCGGCTGAACGAGATTGTGAAAACCCTCACCCTGGTGACCACCGTGCTGCTGCCGGCCTCCCTCCTGGCCAGTCTCTGGGGCACCAATTTCGATGCGCTCCCCGGGCGCGACCATCCCTACGGTTTTTTCATCCTGCTGGGGGTGATGGCGGCGGTCTCGGCCGGGCTGCTCTGGATTTTTCGGCGCCGGCACTGGCTCTAG
- a CDS encoding conserved protein of unknown function (Evidence 4 : Unknown function but conserved in other organisms): MGYRNLLATFTFPEHAYACEQALRGAGFDVVQVDYVPSTPPDALNHAPAVEWGRQGYQPEVLDDKWTAASAWDHQGPPGLIDGESYLLTAVVPEEDARRAETLIRQHGGRL, encoded by the coding sequence GTGGGCTACCGGAATCTCTTGGCGACGTTCACCTTTCCGGAACACGCCTATGCCTGCGAGCAGGCCCTGCGCGGGGCCGGCTTCGATGTGGTGCAGGTGGACTACGTGCCCTCCACCCCGCCCGATGCCCTCAACCACGCCCCGGCGGTGGAGTGGGGCCGGCAGGGCTACCAGCCGGAGGTGCTGGACGACAAATGGACAGCGGCCTCCGCGTGGGACCATCAAGGTCCCCCGGGCCTGATCGACGGGGAGTCCTACCTGCTGACGGCGGTGGTCCCGGAGGAGGATGCGCGCCGGGCGGAAACCCTCATCCGCCAGCACGGCGGCCGCCTCTAA
- a CDS encoding PaaI family thioesterase, which yields MADTPARDNPCLICGPRTAVGLHVRFRPGPGPDEVQADTTVDARFSGFQGVVHGGIVAGLLDDAMWYTAFFRDRRITMTAALEVRYRAPVPVGRPLVVRGRLEQLRGRLAVASAQVALASAPEEPLATAQGRFLTVKDPGALVAPGWDPGADRA from the coding sequence ATGGCGGATACGCCGGCGCGGGACAACCCCTGTCTCATCTGCGGGCCCCGGACGGCGGTAGGGCTGCACGTCCGCTTCCGGCCCGGGCCGGGTCCGGACGAGGTGCAGGCCGATACCACCGTCGATGCCCGCTTCAGCGGCTTTCAGGGCGTGGTGCACGGCGGGATCGTGGCCGGACTGCTGGACGACGCGATGTGGTACACCGCCTTCTTCCGGGACCGCCGCATCACCATGACGGCCGCCTTGGAGGTGCGTTACCGGGCGCCGGTGCCCGTCGGGCGGCCGCTGGTAGTGCGGGGACGGCTGGAGCAGTTGCGGGGGCGGCTGGCCGTGGCCAGCGCCCAGGTGGCCCTGGCATCGGCGCCGGAGGAGCCGCTGGCCACCGCTCAGGGGCGGTTCCTGACCGTCAAGGACCCCGGCGCCCTGGTGGCGCCGGGGTGGGATCCGGGGGCGGACCGCGCTTAG